A region from the Triticum aestivum cultivar Chinese Spring chromosome 3D, IWGSC CS RefSeq v2.1, whole genome shotgun sequence genome encodes:
- the LOC123074973 gene encoding cyclin-dependent protein kinase inhibitor SMR5-like — MAMESGAEAAAAAAAGYYGGNCGWETPKREECRIPATLPCPAAPRKAAADFGTPRRPPKNGYFQPPDLEALFALAPRRQASCA, encoded by the coding sequence ATGGCCATGGAGAGCGgcgctgaggcggcggcggcggcggcggcgggctactACGGCGGCAACTGCGGGTGGGAGACGCCGAAGCGGGAGGAGTGCCGCATCCCGGCGACGCTGCCCTGCCCCGCGGCGCCGAGGAAGGCGGCAGCGGACTTCGGCACGCCCCGGCGCCCGCCCAAGAACGGCTACTTCCAGCCACCGGACCTCGAGGCCCTCTTCGCGCTCGCCCCGCGCCGGCAGGCGTCTTGCGCGTGA